The sequence ACGCGGTGGAGAGTAGCTGCCCACATAGAGAGTACCCCTTGACCGCTTCAGATGTGGTGGGTGATGAACTGGTCTGCCCGAAACATCACTACCGCTTTGGCATCAGTGATGGGCAGCTGCGCTTTGCCAGCGAAGAGCCTTGCCGCAACTTACGCTGTTATGAGCTGGTCTACCGCGACAATGAAATCGGTGTGATGCTTGATGGTTGAATATTGGCGCTCAGTAGAGGCGCTTCAACCATGGCGAAGGCCGTGAGACCTGCCAGATCCGGTCAAACTGTTCGATGTACTCCCTTGCCGCGGCGCGCTTGTCAACGCCACTCCGCAGGCCACTTTGGCCGTGGCGGGTGTAGGCCGCAAAATGGCCGTTATCGCCCACCAGAAAATACTCACGCAGCTCTTGTTGTAACTCTACCCGCGCCAGCCGAATGTCGACCGCGCTGAGGCGACGGCTCAGTTCCACCAGCGGGTGGCGGACTTCCCGTAACGGTCGATCATCGCAGATGAGCAAGCGGACTTCGCTGTTTCGATGCCGTCTTGCCAG comes from Spongiibacter tropicus DSM 19543 and encodes:
- a CDS encoding Rieske (2Fe-2S) protein yields the protein MRYYSLEKLINLFDGYREVFKIDNHSLMLLQIDGQRYAVESSCPHREYPLTASDVVGDELVCPKHHYRFGISDGQLRFASEEPCRNLRCYELVYRDNEIGVMLDG